Proteins encoded in a region of the Desulfurococcus sp. genome:
- a CDS encoding alpha-amylase has protein sequence MTDVVFMFEVHQPYRLRRDMHLKLLEKALAGRLEVRDLEDALFDSELDKLVVERASEKCYIPATRIILENLERYKDAPRKFKASYSVSGVFIEHVQRWKPEVVDLMRKLAETGLVEFIEQTYYHSMVAFMPYYGIEELVDQVNEHRRLIEEVIGYKPSSIENTEFTYSNDIACLFDSMGYKVLLTEGVERVLGWRSPNYLYKAYGCNIKVLMRNYRLSDDIGFRFSDRGWDQYPLTADKYAAWLAATPGDVLFIALDYETFGEHHWPETGIHEFLRWLPGEILKHQHLSFSTPSEVADKYPARDVVDVPPWSPISWADERDISAWLGNEMQHRAFEALASLRPFVKAIDKPEVSRLWKLLTISDHLYYMATKFGSIGDVHAYFSPYKNASIAYGLYMEALGVLADVVRREVEADRRRVLGRLILPDDKAFYFTLPSGEYTGLKARSIREFIELLDRVPPESLLHHFNKGDIEAWLQGTLGLVDVAEDIRNLRRTVMSYSEILAAVKRRLLELVE, from the coding sequence GTGACAGATGTAGTCTTCATGTTCGAGGTTCACCAGCCTTACAGGCTTAGGAGGGATATGCACTTAAAGCTTCTCGAGAAGGCTTTAGCTGGCAGACTAGAGGTACGGGACTTAGAGGATGCCTTATTCGACAGCGAGCTTGATAAACTTGTAGTGGAGAGAGCATCCGAGAAGTGCTATATTCCAGCTACACGCATAATCCTAGAGAACCTAGAGAGGTATAAGGATGCTCCCAGGAAGTTTAAGGCTAGCTACAGCGTGAGTGGGGTCTTCATTGAGCATGTCCAACGGTGGAAGCCTGAGGTAGTAGACTTAATGAGGAAGCTGGCTGAGACAGGCCTGGTTGAGTTCATTGAACAGACATACTATCATAGCATGGTAGCGTTCATGCCGTACTACGGGATAGAGGAGCTCGTAGACCAGGTGAACGAGCATAGAAGACTAATAGAAGAAGTTATAGGATACAAGCCATCTTCCATCGAGAACACAGAGTTCACGTATAGTAATGATATAGCCTGCCTCTTTGATTCAATGGGGTATAAAGTATTACTCACAGAAGGCGTGGAGAGGGTTCTCGGGTGGAGGAGCCCTAACTACTTGTACAAGGCTTACGGCTGTAACATAAAAGTATTGATGAGGAACTACCGGCTGAGCGATGATATAGGCTTTAGATTCAGTGATAGAGGATGGGATCAATACCCGCTGACAGCCGATAAGTATGCTGCATGGCTTGCAGCTACGCCAGGCGACGTATTATTCATAGCGCTAGACTACGAGACGTTTGGTGAACACCACTGGCCTGAGACGGGAATCCACGAGTTCCTTAGATGGCTTCCAGGCGAGATATTGAAGCACCAGCATTTAAGCTTCTCAACCCCAAGCGAGGTCGCCGACAAGTACCCTGCGAGAGACGTAGTAGACGTACCCCCGTGGTCTCCCATCAGCTGGGCTGATGAAAGAGATATCAGTGCCTGGCTGGGCAATGAAATGCAGCATAGAGCATTCGAAGCTCTCGCATCCCTTAGACCCTTCGTTAAAGCTATTGATAAACCCGAGGTGTCAAGGCTGTGGAAGCTCCTCACGATAAGTGATCACTTGTACTACATGGCGACGAAGTTCGGTTCAATAGGGGATGTACACGCATACTTCTCCCCCTATAAGAATGCTAGTATAGCCTACGGGCTCTACATGGAGGCTCTTGGAGTACTAGCTGACGTGGTTAGACGGGAGGTTGAAGCTGATAGGAGGAGAGTTCTCGGGAGGCTGATACTACCAGATGATAAAGCCTTCTATTTTACTCTACCATCAGGTGAGTACACTGGCTTGAAAGCCCGCTCAATAAGAGAATTCATAGAGCTACTTGACAGAGTACCCCCGGAATCACTACTACACCACTTCAATAAAGGTGATATTGAAGCATGGCTACAGGGCACTCTTGGACTCGTAGATGTCGCCGAGGACATAAGGAATCTGCGTAGAACTGTAATGTCCTACAGCGAGATATTAGCAGCTGTTAAAAGAAGACTACTCGAACTAGTAGAGTAG
- a CDS encoding DUF1925 domain-containing protein, producing MPRVNFVFLLHFHQPTGQLKYVSERIFENSYKLLLETFRSFSDLKFTVHVSGPLLLYLNEYHSDWLNNLFKLGDLGVVEFVAGSLGESIIPLIPESDKELQIREYIRVFERLSGFKPRGFWLPERVWEPSIPRVIGKLGLEYVIIDDSTLLKTGYPQEYAYYAWNTEDDGRIVKVFFIDAGIRYVLPWEPPERVLDYMAGKGKEGDTARLVLWGSDAEKFGEWMDPERSRRWLNSFLELARRSRDRVNFIHPSEYLREHGVRGLIYLDTGSYDKMLEWSRGFFRNFLVKYRESNNMHKKMLWVRGKLSRVEEIPENMLLEYLLSQCNDAYWHGLFGGIYLAHLRQAIYEKLIRVEAWAEENTGYFHGTRFKKSLIDFDYDGDLELLLETPSLNLYVKPGDGGTLFEYDVKLRKLEHNLQDTMTRYSEPYINKPGFNPDWYRRVSWRIHLWSMDTGLNDWINNTPFKDAGDLALTRFHVSPGWEEGEVILRALGGFYSYGIQVARVLAEKKVRVLEDGHEVTYKITNVSGGEITTKIGLEYHVAWKIDREGESKPYYVVEGTGRDVSEPGVYESRSIVVKSAVYPDVVLEITEPHEIWVSQLSSLARTEKGFMEMPQGLSVMFIKPVSLKPGEEYTATVSWRIRL from the coding sequence ATGCCGAGAGTAAACTTCGTTTTCTTACTACACTTCCACCAGCCGACAGGGCAGCTTAAGTATGTGAGCGAGAGAATATTCGAAAACAGCTATAAGCTACTACTAGAGACCTTTAGATCATTCAGCGACTTGAAGTTCACTGTGCACGTGAGCGGCCCACTCCTATTATACTTAAACGAGTATCACTCCGACTGGCTTAACAATCTCTTTAAGCTAGGCGATCTAGGCGTTGTAGAGTTCGTGGCAGGCAGCCTCGGCGAGTCGATTATACCGTTGATACCTGAAAGCGATAAAGAGCTCCAGATACGCGAGTATATTAGGGTTTTCGAGAGGCTATCAGGCTTTAAACCGCGGGGCTTCTGGCTACCAGAAAGGGTTTGGGAGCCCAGTATTCCCAGGGTGATAGGTAAGCTCGGGCTAGAATATGTTATCATCGATGACTCCACGCTACTGAAAACAGGGTACCCGCAGGAATACGCCTACTACGCTTGGAATACAGAGGATGATGGAAGGATAGTGAAGGTGTTCTTCATTGATGCTGGGATTAGGTACGTGCTACCATGGGAGCCTCCTGAAAGAGTACTAGACTACATGGCTGGCAAGGGTAAGGAGGGGGATACAGCCAGGCTAGTGCTATGGGGTAGTGACGCAGAGAAGTTCGGTGAATGGATGGATCCGGAGCGGAGTAGGAGATGGCTTAACTCGTTTCTCGAGCTAGCTAGAAGGAGCAGGGATAGAGTGAACTTTATACATCCAAGCGAGTATCTGAGAGAGCATGGTGTTAGAGGATTAATATACTTGGACACAGGGAGCTATGATAAGATGCTGGAGTGGAGTAGAGGATTCTTTAGAAACTTCCTTGTTAAATACAGGGAGAGCAATAATATGCATAAGAAGATGCTGTGGGTTAGAGGAAAGCTGAGTAGAGTAGAAGAAATCCCCGAGAACATGTTGCTCGAATACCTTCTCTCCCAGTGTAATGATGCCTACTGGCATGGATTATTCGGAGGTATATACCTAGCACACCTAAGACAAGCAATCTACGAGAAGCTTATCAGGGTTGAAGCATGGGCTGAGGAGAACACAGGGTACTTCCATGGTACTCGATTCAAGAAGAGTCTCATAGACTTCGACTACGATGGGGATTTAGAGCTACTCTTAGAAACCCCCAGCTTAAACCTGTATGTGAAGCCAGGCGACGGTGGCACGCTCTTCGAGTACGATGTTAAGCTGAGAAAACTAGAGCATAACCTGCAGGATACCATGACAAGGTATAGTGAACCCTACATAAATAAGCCAGGCTTCAACCCTGACTGGTATAGGAGAGTAAGCTGGAGGATACACTTGTGGAGCATGGATACAGGCCTCAACGACTGGATTAATAATACTCCGTTCAAGGATGCAGGCGACCTAGCACTAACTAGGTTCCATGTTTCACCAGGCTGGGAGGAAGGTGAAGTAATCCTAAGAGCCCTAGGAGGCTTCTACAGCTATGGGATACAAGTTGCAAGAGTGCTAGCTGAGAAAAAAGTAAGAGTATTAGAGGATGGACATGAGGTCACCTACAAGATCACTAATGTAAGTGGAGGAGAAATCACTACTAAAATAGGCTTAGAGTACCATGTAGCATGGAAGATTGATAGGGAAGGCGAAAGCAAGCCCTACTACGTAGTGGAGGGTACTGGCAGAGATGTATCAGAGCCGGGAGTCTACGAGTCTAGAAGCATAGTGGTTAAATCAGCTGTCTACCCTGATGTAGTCCTCGAGATCACAGAGCCACATGAAATATGGGTTTCACAGCTTTCAAGTCTCGCTAGAACTGAGAAGGGGTTCATGGAGATGCCTCAAGGCCTCAGTGTAATGTTCATTAAACCAGTTAGCTTAAAGCCTGGTGAAGAGTACACGGCAACAGTTTCCTGGAGAATCAGGCTTTAA
- a CDS encoding glycogen/starch synthase — protein MKVWMLSFESVYTRKVGGLAEVPPRLSEALSRRGVDVEVYTPSHGLSRTTSLGGEVYRIVVGGEEYSIREYNAPVKHYVVTGGVLEEQVVYSWNLHVKSLIFARVMREYYVHRALRGEAPRVVHGHDWHSFPALLAINAESTERNFPTTIFYHIHLLSHESMRLQDLTSIVGLQESNNIRGSLGVRSLREYYELSGGWIEKLAALTSDKVLTVSRGYAQDIVKTLGLSSEEKVDYVFNALTLTWNEVLEVASKIIGERDPFEYETRRLVREKLLRELWPAIRVENPDPEANSIVNKLLGEYKVSFREPFKRDGPLILLVGRATRQKGVDFLLKSMDKLTAEIPDARVVLAVIPLPGVRDLLEDAIKSMLLFPDNLRVLPGYVGREHLLLLYYAASALLAPSRYEPFGLVVLESMVSGTPVVASNTGGFRDLVLDVRKHGVSGTGALFTPLDREDMINALKNVVGVIEAGGVISAKLRRRCVDFAKEFTWDKSAEKLVGLYGFK, from the coding sequence TTGAAGGTCTGGATGCTGAGTTTCGAGTCTGTCTACACTAGAAAGGTCGGTGGGCTAGCAGAAGTACCACCACGGCTGAGTGAAGCCCTCTCTAGGAGAGGGGTTGATGTAGAAGTATACACTCCCAGCCATGGTTTAAGTAGAACTACAAGCCTTGGAGGCGAAGTCTACAGGATTGTAGTCGGCGGCGAAGAATACTCTATAAGAGAGTATAATGCCCCAGTGAAGCACTATGTGGTTACAGGCGGGGTGCTCGAAGAGCAGGTAGTATACTCCTGGAACCTGCATGTAAAGAGCTTGATCTTCGCGCGCGTTATGAGGGAATACTATGTTCACAGAGCTTTGAGAGGAGAGGCTCCTAGAGTAGTACACGGCCATGACTGGCACAGCTTTCCCGCTCTTCTAGCAATTAACGCGGAGTCCACTGAGAGAAACTTCCCCACTACGATATTCTACCATATACATCTTCTTTCACATGAATCTATGAGACTACAGGATTTAACCAGCATAGTAGGCCTGCAGGAATCAAATAATATCCGAGGAAGCCTCGGGGTTAGAAGTCTACGTGAATACTACGAGCTCTCAGGTGGATGGATCGAGAAGCTGGCTGCTTTAACAAGTGATAAAGTATTAACTGTTAGTAGAGGCTACGCGCAGGATATCGTGAAAACCCTTGGGTTAAGCAGCGAGGAGAAAGTTGACTATGTATTCAATGCGTTAACACTGACATGGAATGAAGTTTTAGAGGTTGCTTCAAAGATCATAGGTGAACGCGACCCCTTCGAGTATGAAACACGGAGGCTTGTTAGAGAAAAACTACTGAGAGAGCTATGGCCTGCAATCAGAGTTGAAAACCCTGATCCTGAAGCAAACAGTATTGTTAATAAGCTGTTAGGAGAGTACAAGGTATCCTTTAGAGAACCCTTTAAGCGTGATGGACCACTCATACTACTAGTGGGTAGAGCCACTAGGCAGAAAGGCGTAGACTTCCTGCTCAAATCCATGGATAAGCTTACAGCAGAAATACCTGACGCTAGAGTTGTTCTCGCAGTAATCCCCCTCCCAGGTGTAAGGGACTTGTTAGAAGACGCCATTAAAAGCATGCTGTTATTCCCCGACAACCTGAGGGTTCTCCCAGGCTACGTGGGCCGTGAGCACCTACTACTCTTATACTATGCTGCCTCAGCTCTCCTAGCACCAAGCAGGTATGAGCCCTTCGGCCTAGTAGTCTTGGAGTCCATGGTGTCCGGAACACCCGTGGTAGCATCGAATACAGGTGGCTTCAGGGATCTAGTATTAGATGTAAGAAAGCATGGTGTAAGCGGGACAGGCGCTCTATTCACACCCTTAGATAGAGAGGATATGATTAACGCTTTAAAGAACGTAGTGGGGGTCATTGAAGCCGGCGGCGTGATCTCAGCGAAGCTTAGAAGAAGATGTGTGGATTTCGCTAAGGAGTTTACGTGGGATAAATCAGCTGAAAAGCTAGTCGGCCTTTACGGATTTAAATAG
- a CDS encoding transmembrane electron transporter gives MLRKGGLRLNSLTLDASTIIAMALADSIDPCFFALYTGILASYSMGDIRRLAKVAMIFILSVCTGYSILGFILRSILREFSLKPVYVSLLLAAYGLIIISHGLYSYVKQRKPSEAVCRDDMVECRLANRLGLRSLIEKGSLVYVALTGLIACFTLLPCSAGMYVVYSVLMREAPIILWIPYTILYVAVFTMPLVLITLAFAGLSRLAFYERILRHQDAARIAGGILSVGIAIYIYFHH, from the coding sequence ATGCTGAGGAAGGGAGGATTAAGGTTGAATAGTTTAACTCTAGACGCCTCCACGATTATAGCGATGGCTCTAGCAGACTCCATAGACCCCTGCTTCTTCGCATTGTACACGGGTATTCTTGCATCATACTCCATGGGTGATATAAGAAGGCTGGCTAAGGTAGCTATGATATTTATACTATCGGTATGTACCGGATACTCTATTCTAGGATTCATACTACGTAGTATACTGAGAGAATTCTCATTAAAACCAGTATATGTCTCTCTACTACTAGCAGCCTATGGTTTGATAATCATATCCCATGGACTCTACAGCTATGTGAAGCAGAGGAAACCCAGTGAAGCGGTCTGCAGGGATGACATGGTTGAATGCAGGCTGGCTAACAGGTTAGGCTTACGCAGCCTTATAGAGAAAGGTAGCTTAGTCTACGTAGCTTTAACAGGACTTATAGCATGCTTTACACTGCTGCCATGTAGCGCAGGAATGTACGTGGTTTACAGCGTGCTGATGAGGGAGGCACCTATAATCCTCTGGATACCCTACACGATACTCTATGTTGCAGTATTTACGATGCCACTAGTATTAATTACACTAGCTTTCGCAGGCCTCTCAAGACTAGCATTCTACGAGAGGATCCTGAGACATCAGGATGCAGCTAGAATAGCTGGGGGTATACTATCAGTAGGTATAGCAATTTACATATACTTCCACCATTAA
- a CDS encoding alpha-amylase gives MGSVDESELLEYLEKNYLPQARWWPWKGSWRRVQAVDKIIAEDLAAFLLEAEGLIFHLPLARVSGIPDHLNTRGFCIKGECFVEAEYLPGYLSLIVEAGWAEIEYMRSSLKPNWITDARPLTLESTNAVCQYTTREGERLVVKSYRLIPVVNIEELMLRKLSSEGYKHAPEVQAFVKHRDVVTGVVSKYIEGVGDGGYPFYNALLEYLRGSSSVRTGLAAKLGVVISGLHEALNRDGKGFFGVEPVTSSDIELWSHRVERMLSESLRRLDELTSSEAGPPGLDYWRSMLDKSSSIVDSALSALSEYQGLLKARIHQDLHLAQMIYVESPSEDFVITDFEGEPGRRIEERTIKEPVLRDIASMVRSFHYLSHAALMQYSGRSVDDVSRLMITSDPSAPWRYTHVKAMVYSYLADVDSARLVGVSKSSLLKDFRRLLYPWIVERAVYEVFYESLYRPGWVSIPIAGLMEAERYLNEVVL, from the coding sequence GTGGGCTCGGTAGATGAGAGCGAGCTACTAGAATACCTGGAGAAAAACTATCTACCTCAAGCGAGATGGTGGCCCTGGAAGGGTAGCTGGAGGAGAGTGCAGGCTGTAGATAAGATTATCGCTGAAGACTTAGCAGCCTTCCTGCTCGAAGCTGAAGGCCTTATATTCCACCTCCCGCTAGCTAGAGTCAGCGGAATCCCAGACCACTTGAATACTAGAGGCTTCTGTATTAAAGGAGAGTGTTTTGTTGAAGCTGAATACCTCCCAGGATACCTATCCCTTATAGTTGAAGCCGGCTGGGCTGAAATAGAGTACATGCGGTCATCGCTGAAACCCAACTGGATCACTGATGCAAGACCACTCACCTTAGAGTCTACTAATGCTGTATGCCAGTATACAACTAGAGAAGGAGAGCGGCTGGTGGTTAAAAGCTACAGGTTAATCCCAGTAGTAAACATCGAGGAGTTGATGCTGAGAAAGCTTAGTAGTGAAGGATACAAGCATGCCCCGGAGGTACAGGCCTTCGTGAAGCATAGAGATGTTGTCACAGGCGTTGTATCCAAGTATATTGAGGGAGTGGGGGACGGAGGATACCCATTCTACAATGCCCTCCTAGAGTATCTGAGAGGTAGTAGCAGCGTGAGAACCGGGCTGGCAGCAAAGCTTGGTGTAGTAATCTCAGGTCTCCACGAGGCTTTAAACAGGGATGGTAAAGGATTCTTTGGTGTAGAGCCTGTTACAAGCAGTGATATAGAATTGTGGAGTCACCGCGTGGAGAGAATGCTATCCGAGAGTCTTCGAAGACTCGACGAGCTAACTAGTAGTGAAGCAGGCCCACCAGGCTTAGACTACTGGAGGAGCATGCTTGATAAGAGTAGTAGTATAGTGGATAGTGCTCTCTCAGCTCTAAGCGAGTACCAGGGGCTTCTCAAGGCTAGAATACACCAGGATCTCCATTTAGCTCAGATGATATACGTTGAATCACCGAGCGAGGACTTCGTTATAACTGATTTCGAAGGCGAGCCTGGAAGAAGGATTGAAGAGAGAACTATAAAGGAGCCTGTTCTAAGGGATATAGCATCCATGGTGAGAAGCTTCCACTATCTCTCGCATGCAGCATTAATGCAGTATTCAGGTAGAAGCGTTGACGATGTCTCACGTTTAATGATAACCAGCGACCCCTCAGCTCCATGGAGGTATACTCACGTGAAGGCAATGGTGTACTCGTATCTAGCGGACGTGGATTCAGCTAGGCTTGTAGGGGTATCTAAAAGCAGTCTACTCAAAGATTTCAGGAGGCTTCTTTACCCTTGGATTGTTGAGAGAGCTGTCTATGAAGTATTTTACGAGTCTCTTTATAGGCCTGGATGGGTTTCCATACCTATAGCCGGGTTAATGGAAGCTGAGAGGTACCTGAATGAGGTGGTATTGTGA
- a CDS encoding winged helix-turn-helix transcriptional regulator: protein MDRYFKLVELIDENGVTIGDLASKTGLSTSTLRRYLRELEAAGLVARRDDLYVTTEVGLKLKRSMQALRRTREAEPYIVTDPSSGVAVPLSFRSYEQLLAIIDGRLVDEKILMEHVRRYLPAWARNSLGDEYLAYLIESGAIKSLEDLKKYIKAVLEALEG, encoded by the coding sequence ATGGATAGATACTTCAAGCTCGTGGAGCTCATCGACGAGAACGGTGTGACGATCGGGGATCTCGCATCGAAGACCGGTCTTTCCACTTCCACGTTGAGAAGATATCTTAGAGAACTAGAGGCAGCAGGGCTCGTAGCCCGTCGAGACGACCTTTATGTTACCACTGAAGTAGGATTGAAACTTAAGAGGTCTATGCAGGCTCTTAGGAGGACACGTGAGGCTGAGCCATACATAGTCACTGATCCCTCAAGTGGGGTAGCAGTACCATTAAGCTTCAGGAGCTACGAGCAGCTACTAGCTATAATTGACGGCAGACTAGTAGACGAGAAGATCCTCATGGAGCATGTTAGAAGATACCTGCCAGCATGGGCTAGAAACTCGCTTGGAGACGAGTACCTAGCATACCTGATCGAGAGTGGAGCAATAAAGAGTCTCGAAGACTTAAAGAAGTATATTAAGGCCGTGCTTGAAGCCCTAGAGGGTTAG
- a CDS encoding glycoside hydrolase family 57 protein, whose amino-acid sequence MSLIPSKIVNGVELYLVLNKPVFKPGEEAKLHILAQGERGRKIPVEVISEKNVVFSGEVHADSELAASIIVFNTPEKPGVYKITARSAGSIIDEVSYMVYSGEQRAVKKLAFVWHNHQAPNYLPDNTIHSPWAYTYLYSDILKPYGKAPYSYHVEMLERHGDYHATFNLSPSLLKQWDVAVKQGVVFESGERISPGDEKATAIKNVIDRYRDAFRRGQIDVLTSIYAHTIGGFLIDVLGMEDVVRDEVKHGVEVTWEVLGVEPLGAWTPEMAFSMRMVDIYYDNEIEYTILDEKCHFEGAEGRKASIYEPYIALNKDSGKHIVSYFRDNELSNILSFKNNFKSEAHALRNAYEAAFLITRKAISAPGRIMTLALDGENWMTFSSNPPLTAFYYDKLLVYLETAVDAGIIKLASLREIHEEVPATRILTKIPTNTWLCSFKKWRGEKPEHEEYWLKAVEAYEKIKAYESMINGRDSFSEKARWALWHALDSDYWWAEFWSPRIIDTWLNEAVKHIEPRLKGLEVRNISIPGQALAGMPVQVKVDLENKLESPLKVTVKVSCPDRQCFNEKIVEVPGNTTASTVVEVVFEDYGPAILTISVVSASYTLYTFTKEITVHPRIPPSPF is encoded by the coding sequence ATGTCTCTTATACCATCTAAGATCGTAAACGGAGTTGAATTATACTTAGTGTTAAATAAGCCTGTATTTAAGCCTGGTGAAGAGGCGAAACTACATATCCTAGCTCAAGGTGAGAGAGGTAGGAAAATCCCGGTGGAAGTTATCAGCGAGAAGAACGTGGTTTTTAGCGGGGAAGTGCATGCCGATAGTGAGCTCGCCGCCAGCATAATTGTATTCAATACTCCTGAGAAGCCTGGTGTATACAAGATCACAGCTAGATCAGCAGGTTCAATAATTGATGAAGTAAGCTACATGGTATACTCAGGGGAGCAGCGAGCAGTTAAGAAGCTAGCGTTCGTCTGGCATAATCACCAGGCACCCAACTATCTACCGGATAACACTATTCACAGTCCATGGGCTTATACATACCTCTACAGCGACATCCTGAAGCCTTATGGTAAAGCACCCTACAGCTACCATGTTGAAATGCTTGAGAGACATGGAGACTATCATGCAACATTTAATTTAAGCCCCAGTCTCCTCAAGCAGTGGGATGTAGCTGTAAAGCAGGGTGTAGTGTTCGAGAGCGGCGAGAGGATATCTCCAGGTGATGAGAAGGCTACAGCTATTAAAAACGTGATCGACAGATACAGAGATGCCTTCAGAAGAGGGCAGATTGATGTCTTAACAAGTATATATGCTCACACAATAGGGGGATTCCTCATAGATGTACTAGGAATGGAGGATGTAGTACGCGATGAGGTAAAGCACGGTGTAGAGGTGACATGGGAGGTCCTCGGTGTAGAACCGCTTGGTGCATGGACTCCTGAAATGGCCTTCTCCATGAGGATGGTAGACATATACTATGATAACGAGATAGAGTACACGATCCTGGATGAAAAATGTCATTTCGAGGGTGCTGAAGGCAGGAAGGCAAGCATATACGAGCCCTACATAGCCTTGAATAAAGATAGCGGTAAGCACATAGTATCCTACTTCAGGGATAACGAGCTCAGCAATATACTTAGCTTCAAGAATAATTTTAAGAGCGAGGCTCACGCTCTGAGAAATGCTTATGAAGCTGCATTCCTGATCACGAGAAAAGCTATCTCGGCACCTGGTAGAATTATGACTCTAGCACTCGACGGTGAGAACTGGATGACTTTCTCGAGCAATCCCCCGCTTACGGCATTCTACTATGATAAGCTACTAGTATACCTTGAGACAGCTGTTGATGCAGGAATTATTAAGCTAGCAAGCCTAAGAGAAATACACGAGGAGGTACCAGCTACAAGGATACTTACTAAGATTCCAACGAACACCTGGCTGTGCTCTTTCAAAAAGTGGAGGGGAGAAAAGCCGGAGCATGAGGAGTACTGGCTGAAAGCTGTTGAAGCCTACGAGAAGATAAAGGCCTATGAATCCATGATCAATGGGAGAGATTCGTTCAGCGAGAAGGCTAGATGGGCTCTCTGGCACGCATTAGACAGCGACTACTGGTGGGCAGAGTTCTGGTCCCCTAGGATCATTGATACATGGCTGAATGAAGCCGTCAAGCATATTGAACCCAGGCTTAAGGGATTAGAGGTAAGAAACATAAGTATCCCTGGCCAGGCTTTAGCCGGCATGCCAGTGCAAGTTAAAGTAGACTTAGAGAATAAGCTTGAATCCCCGTTGAAAGTAACTGTTAAGGTTTCATGCCCGGACAGGCAGTGCTTTAATGAGAAGATTGTTGAAGTACCTGGTAATACTACAGCCAGCACTGTAGTTGAAGTAGTATTCGAGGACTACGGTCCCGCTATTCTCACAATAAGTGTTGTCTCAGCATCCTATACTCTCTACACTTTCACAAAGGAGATCACTGTGCATCCGCGTATACCTCCAAGCCCATTCTAG
- a CDS encoding zinc metalloprotease HtpX, whose translation MLWLYDPFTLLALILAYAIGFVALMSIAGYIAPRVAWRFAGRFTLRASMLIVGLLIVVSGLAGLILIIYSLASVAGFDVVLTSGFIVSLALFLLIANLISYLLSPFLINLMYGAKPDEHLQEIVNEVSARLGLSKPPKAVIVNSPPNAFAYGSIISGRYVAVSRELAEMLSRDELEAVIGHELGHHLHRDNAIMLFMGLLPSLIYFMGVFLIRAGLISSTARLSSRRREGASGGLLLLLVGVAAVVLSFVIQVLVLAFSRLREYYADTSGASASSPRSMQRALAKLHVYYEGFAYAREVISTSKIKALFIYALTEAVANPLYHYGMPSRRVDWSHIDIDEVIEELKKKEVSSIQEYLSTHPPTPKRLRFLDKLRLGEW comes from the coding sequence ATGCTGTGGCTGTATGATCCATTCACACTACTCGCTTTAATACTAGCGTACGCTATCGGCTTCGTAGCATTAATGAGTATTGCTGGATACATAGCTCCGAGGGTAGCGTGGAGATTTGCTGGCAGGTTCACTCTCAGGGCTTCAATGCTTATTGTAGGGTTACTAATAGTGGTCTCAGGCCTGGCGGGATTAATCCTTATAATCTACTCCCTAGCTAGCGTGGCAGGCTTTGATGTAGTCTTAACATCAGGGTTCATAGTATCCCTGGCTCTATTCCTGCTCATAGCCAACCTAATATCATACCTGCTATCCCCCTTCCTCATAAACCTCATGTATGGTGCTAAGCCGGATGAACATTTACAGGAGATTGTTAACGAGGTCTCAGCACGCTTAGGTCTCAGTAAGCCACCTAAAGCTGTCATCGTCAACTCGCCTCCGAATGCCTTTGCTTACGGTAGTATCATCTCGGGGAGGTACGTTGCAGTATCCAGGGAGCTCGCTGAAATGCTCAGCAGGGATGAGCTTGAAGCTGTAATAGGACACGAACTAGGACACCACTTGCATAGGGATAACGCTATAATGCTCTTCATGGGGCTACTACCAAGCCTAATATACTTCATGGGAGTCTTCCTCATAAGAGCCGGCTTAATATCTTCGACAGCAAGACTCTCATCAAGGAGGAGGGAGGGGGCCTCTGGAGGCCTCCTACTCCTGCTGGTAGGAGTGGCTGCTGTAGTATTAAGCTTCGTTATCCAGGTGCTGGTCTTAGCCTTCAGCAGGCTGAGAGAATACTATGCTGACACGAGTGGAGCGAGCGCGTCATCTCCTCGCAGTATGCAGCGTGCACTAGCAAAACTCCACGTGTACTACGAGGGATTCGCATACGCTAGAGAAGTGATCTCAACAAGCAAGATCAAGGCTTTATTCATATATGCTCTCACAGAGGCCGTGGCGAACCCGCTATACCACTACGGGATGCCCTCGAGGAGAGTAGACTGGAGCCATATAGACATAGATGAAGTAATAGAGGAGTTGAAGAAGAAGGAGGTCAGCAGTATACAGGAGTACCTCTCAACACACCCACCAACCCCTAAGAGGCTACGCTTCCTGGATAAACTTAGATTAGGAGAGTGGTGA